One part of the Raphanus sativus cultivar WK10039 chromosome 7, ASM80110v3, whole genome shotgun sequence genome encodes these proteins:
- the LOC108816903 gene encoding autophagy-related protein 8e — protein MNKGSSFKLDNDFEKRKAEAGRIIEKYPDRIPVIVEKAEKSDIPDIDKKKYLVPSDLTVGQFVYVIRKRIKLSAEKAIFIFVDNVLPPTGEIMSSVYEEKKDQDGFLYITYSGENTFGASSI, from the exons ATGAATAAAGGCAGCAGCTTTAAGCTTGATAACGATTTCG AAAAGAGGAAAGCTGAAGCAGGAAGGATCATAGAGAAGTACCCTGATAGAATACCG GTGATTGTGGAAAAGGCTGAGAAAAGTGATATCCCAGACATTGACAAGAAAAA ATACCTTGTGCCATCAGACCTAACAGTTGGGCAATTTGTGTATGTGATTCGGAAGAGAATCAAACTAAGTGCAGAAAAAGCTATCTTCATATTCGTAGATAATGTCCTTCCTCCTACAGGAGAGATTATGTCAAGCGTCTATGAGGAGAAGAAAGACCAAGATGGCTTCCTATACATCACTTACAGTGGCGAGAACACATTTGGTGCTTCCTCAATCTAA